Proteins encoded together in one Onychomys torridus chromosome 1, mOncTor1.1, whole genome shotgun sequence window:
- the Rgma gene encoding repulsive guidance molecule A produces the protein MQPPRERLVVTGRAGWMGMGRGAGRSALGLWPTLAFLLCSFPAAVTPCKILKCNSEFWSATSGSHVPASDDVPEFCAALRTYALCTRRTARTCRGDLAYHSAVHGIEDLMSQHNCSKDGPTSQPRLRTLPPAGDSQERSDSPEICHYEKSFHKHSAAPNYTHCGLFGDPHLRTFTDHFQTCKVQGAWPLIDNNYLNVQVTNTPVLPGSAATATSKLTIIFKNFQECVDQKVYQAEMDELPSAFADGSKNGGDKHGANSLKITEKVSGQHVEIQAKYIGTTIVVRQVGRYLTFAVRMPEEVVNAVEDRDSQGLYLCLRGCPLNQQIDFQAFRANAESPRRPAAVGPSPVVPETFPYETAVAKCKEKLPVEDLYYQACVFDLLTTGDVNFTLAAYYALEDGKALHSNKDKLHLFARPRELPGAVAAAASPLATRVLLGTFTLQALLPVLW, from the exons GGAGAGGCTAGTGGTAACAGGCCGAGCTGGATGGATGGGTATGGGGAGAGGAGCAGGACGTTCAGCCCTGGGATTGTGGCCGACCCTCGCCTTCCTTCTCTGCAGCTTCCCCGCAG CCGTCACCCCCTGCAAGATCCTCAAGTGCAACTCTGAGTTCTGGAGCGCCACGTCAGGCAGCCACGTCCCCGCCTCTGACGACGTACCCGAGTTCTGCGCGGCCCTGCGCACCTACGCCCTGTGCACGCGGCGGACAGCCCGCACCTGCCGAGGCGATCTGGCTTACCACTCGGCTGTCCATGGCATAGAGGACCTCATGAGCCAGCACAACTGCTCCAAGGATGGCCCCACCTCACAGCCACGCCTGCGCACGCTCCCACCAGCTGGGGACAGCCAGGAGCGCTCGGATAGCCCCGAGATCTGCCACTATGAGAAGAGTTTCCACAAGCACTCAGCTGCCCCCAACTACACTCACTGCGGCCTCTTTGGGGACCCGCACCTCAGGACTTTCACAGACCACTTCCAGACGTGCAAGGTGCAAGGCGCCTGGCCGCTCATCGACAATAATTACCTGAACGTGCAAGTCACCAACACGCCTGTGCTGCCCGGCtctgccgccaccgccaccagtAAG CTCACTATTATCTTCAAGAACTTCCAGGAGTGTGTGGACCAGAAAGTGTACCAAGCGGAGATGGATGAACTTCCGTCTGCTTTTGCCGACGGCTCCAAGAATGGTGGAGACAAGCACGGGGCCAACAGCCTGAAGATCACAGAGAAAGTGTCAGGCCAGCACGTGGAGATCCAGGCCAAGTACATCGGCACCACCATCGTGGTACGCCAGGTGGGCCGCTATCTGACCTTTGCTGTCAGAATGCCCGAGGAGGTGGTCAACGCTGTGGAGGACCGTGACAGCCAAGGCCTCTACCTCTGCCTGCGGGGCTGCCCGCTCAACCAGCAGATCGACTTCCAGGCGTTCCGTGCCAACGCCGAAAGCCCTCGCAGGCCGGCAGCTGTCGGCCCCTCTCCTGTGGTCCCCGAGACGTTCCCGTATGAGACAGCTGTGGCCAAGTGCAAGGAGAAGCTGCCTGTAGAAGACCTGTACTACCAGGCCTGCGTCTTCGACCTCCTCACAACGGGGGATGTGAACTTCACGCTGGCTGCCTACTATGCCTTGGAGGATGGCAAGGCGCTCCACTCCAACAAGGACAAGCTGCACCTGTTTGCCAGGCCTCGGGAGCTGCCAGGTGCTGTGGCTGCAGCAGCATCTCCCTTGGCCACCCGGGTGCTCCTTGGCACCTTCACACTTCAGGCCCTGCTGCCCGTGTTGTGGTAG